In the genome of Bosea sp. BIWAKO-01, the window GATCTGGGATGTCGGCCATCAGGCCTATCCGCACAAGATCCTGACCGGCCGGCGCGACCGCATCCGGACCTTGCGTCAGCCTGGAGGCCTCTCCGGCTTCACCAGGCGCAGCGAGAGCGAATACGATCCCTTCGGCGCCGCTCATTCCTCGACCTCGATTTCGGCCGGGCTCGGCATGGCGGTCGCGCGCGATCTCGCCGGCAAGCCCAACAATGTCATCGCGGTGATCGGCGATGGCGCGATGTCTGCAGGCATGGCCTATGAGGCGATGAACAATGCCGGAGCGCTCGGCTCCAGGCTGATCGTCATTCTCAACGACAACGACATGTCGATCGCCCCGCCGGTCGGCGCAATGTCGGCCTATCTGGCGCGGCTGGTCTCAGGCCGCACCTATCGCTCGCTGCGCGAGGTGGCGAAGTATCTGGCGGAGAAGCTGCCCCGCTTCTTCCACGAGAAGGCCAGGCGCACCGAAGAGTTCGCGCGCGGCTTCTGGACGGGAGGAACGCTGTTCGAGGAGCTCGGCTTCTATTATGTCGGGCCGATCGACGGTCACAACCTCGACCATCTGCTTCCGGTGCTGCGCAATGTCCGCGATGCGGAAAGCGGGCCGATCCTCGTTCATGTCGTGACGCAGAAGGGCAAGGGCTATGCCCCTGCCGAGGCGAGCGCCGACAAGCACCACGCCGTGGTCAAGTTCGACCCGGTCACCGGGCAGCAGGCCAAGGCTCCGGCGAATGCTCCGAGCTACACCAAGGTCTTCGCCAATGCGCTGATCAAGGCGGCGCGCGAGGACGAGAAGATCGTCGCCGTGACCGCCGCCATGCCCTCGGGCACCGGCCTCGACGCCTTCGGCAAGGAGTTTCCCGGTCGGACCTTCGATGTCGGCATTGCCGAGCAGCATGCGGTGACCTTCGCCGCCGGCCTGGCAAGCGAGGGCTACAAGCCGTTCTGTGCGATCTATTCGACCTTCCTGCAGCGCGCCTATGACCAGGTTGTGCATGATGTCGCCATCCAGAAGCTGCCGGTGCGCTTCGCGCTCGACCGAGCCGGTCTGGTCGGCGCCGACGGTGCGACCCATGCCGGGGCCTTCGATGTGGCCTATCTCGCCTGCCTGCCCGACATGGTGGTGATGGCTGCAGCCGACGAGGCGGAACTGACCCATATGGTTGCGACCGCCGCGGCCTATGATGCCGGGCCGATCGCTTTCCGCTATCCGCGCGGCGAAGGCGTCGGCGTCGAGATGCCGCAAACCGGCATTCCGCTCGAGATCGGCAGGGGCCGGATCGTCCGCGAAGGGGCGCGCGTGGCCATTCTGTCGCTAGGGACACGGCTGGCGGAGAGCCTTGCGGCCGCCGAGTTGCTCGCTCAGCGCGGGCTCTCGACCACGGTCGCCGACGCGCGCTTCGCCAAGCCGCTGGACGAGGCGCTGATCCTGCGGCTCGCCCGCGAGCACGAGATCCTGATCACCGTCGAGGAAGGCTCGATTGGCGGCTTCGGCAGCCATGTCCTGCACCTGCTGGCGAGAACCGGAATGCTCGACGGCGGGCTGAAGGTGCGAACGCTGACATTGCCCGACATCTATCAGGACCAGGACAAGCCGGACGTGATGTATGCGCTGGCCGGGCTCGACGCCGCAGGCATCGTGCGCTGCGTCGAGCAGGCACTGGGCACGCCGGACGCCGTGCGCCGCGCTTGAGCGCGCGCGGCTGAAATCATGAAGAGCCGGGCGGACCAGCTTCTCGTCGAGCGCGGCTTCTTCGAGAGCCGCGCGCGGGCACAGGCGGCGATTGCCGCCGGCCTGGTTTCGGCCGGCGGCGTCACCGTGCGCAAAGCCTCTGAAATGATTGCGCGCGATGCCGAGATTCTGGCCGAGGCGCCGCATCCCTATGTCTCGCGCGGTGGGCTGAAACTGGCGGCAGCGCTCGATGCCTTCGGCTTCGATCCGGCCGGATTGACCTGCATCGATGTCGGCGCCTCCACCGGCGGCTTCACCGACGTCCTGCTGCGGCGCGGAGCGAAGCACGTCTTCGCCGTCGATGTCGGGCGGGACCAGCTTCACCCCAGCCTGAGGGGCCTTGCGCGCGTCACCAGCCTCGAGGCTCGCGATATCCGCGCGCTGGCTGCGGCAGAATTTACCCCGGCTCCGGCGCTCGCCGTGATCGATGTCAGCTTCATCTCGCTGAGGCTTGTCCTGCCGCCCGTTGCCGACCTGCTGACGCCCGAGGCCCGGATTGCGGCGCTGATCAAGCCGCAATTTGAAGCCGGACGAGCGGCGCTCAAGAAGGGTGTGGTGCGCGATGAGGCCGTGCACGCCCAAGTCTGCGCGGAGATATCGACGCTGTTCGCGGAACTCGGCTTCGCGGTCAGCGGCCTGATCCCCTCACCGATCGAGGGCGGCGACGGCAATCGCGAGTTTCTGATCGGCGGATACCGGCAAGGTTAGATCGTCGGCTCTCTCGAAGACCGCGATCCACCTTACGGGCCGATGCCCTCAGTGTTCGCATCGGCTTTCTCGAAAACCACGATCCACTATTCGGGCCGATGCCTGGGACGCAACGTCAGCTCGCGAACAGCGCGTCGATATTGCTCTGCAGTGATCGGACATCGAACTCGTCGGTATCGATCTGGCCGTTGACGTTGATGAAAAGCGTAGTGTGACCGATCAGGCTGCGTAACGCTCCAGCTGCGACCTCGACCACAGCCGCAACATCCTCGCCTTCACCCAGATCTTCGAGCAGCGCGGTCGCCGTAGCGATCAACTGGCTCATGGTGCGACAGAGTTCCTCGAAGGCCTCGATCTGACGTGCGTCGAGCTGGTCGTAGGCGGCGAGCGCTTCCGGTGCGCAGCGCAGCCGCGAGGTCTGGAAATGCTCGCGATAGCCAACGGCCCGCCAGCTGCGGAGCTCGTCGATGATGCCGCGATCCATCGGCACCATTTCGATCAGCATCAGCGCTTCGCCATAGCGATTGAGATAGTCGGTCGAGAGCGGGGGTTTCCCGGTCGGACCCAGCCGTTCATCCACGTCAACGGCCAGCGCTCTCATCGCGGGGGCGGTCATCCTCAGGCCTCTGAATTGGCGGGACTATGGTCGACCAAACCCGAATAAAGTGTTGATCGGAGCGGTAAGGCTTGGCACATCCAGTGCGACATGTGTGGTCGCTACGCCATTACCCTTCCGCCTCAGGCGATGCGCGAACACCTCGCCTATCCCGAGCAGCCCAACTTTCCGCCGCGCTACAACATCGCGCCGACGCAGCCCGTGCCTGTCATCCGCAATCACGAAGGCGGACGCCAGTTCCTGCTGATGCGCTGGGGCTTCATTCCCGGCTGGGTCAAGGACGCCAGGGACTTTCCGCTGGTGATCAATATCCGCAGCGAGAGCGCACGCGAGAAGCCGTCCTTTCGCGCTGCTTTCAGCCGCAGGCGTTGCCTGATGCCAGTCGACGGCTTCTATGAATGGCATCGGCTCGACAAGGAGAGCCGCCCCTATCTGTTCCGCAAGCCAGATCACGGCCTCTTTGCCTTCGCCGCCCTGTGGGAGACCTGGCATTCGCAGGACGGCTCCGAGATCGACACAGTTGCGATGGTCACCGGTCCGGCCAACGGCCTGATGTCGGCCTTCCACCATCGCTGCCCCGTCATCCTCGCCCCCACCGATCACGCGTCCTGGCTCGATGCGAGCGCGCGCGACGACGACGTCGCAACGCTGCTGAAGCCTCCGGCGGAGGATTTGCTGGAAGCGGTCCGGATCGGAACCGCGGTGAACCGGGTCAGCAATGACGGGCCTGAAGTCCAGGCCCCCTATGACGCGGCAACGGAAAGCCGGTCACCGCCCGCAAAGCCGCGCCGACCGGTCGAGCCACCGGCGCAGGGAAGCCTGTTCTGAGAGAGTTGGGCCGGTGCAACCAAGCCTGGGGCTCTCGCCTTACAGCACGGCGCCGGGGTTCAGGATGCCCTGCGGGTCGAGTGTCGCCTTGAGTGTCTTCATCAGCGCAAGCTCGACCGGGTCCTTCACCCCCGGCAGCAAATAGCGCTTGAGCCGGCCAATGCCATGCTCGGCCGAAATCGAGCCATGCATCTCGGTGACGATGGCGTGGACCGCGTGATTGACCTCCTCCCAGCGCGCCAGGAAGGCCTCCTTGTCTGCCCCGATGGGCTGGCTGACATTGAAATGGATATTGCCGTCGCCGAGATGACCGAAGGCCACCGCGCGGCAGCCGGGGATCATCGCCTCGACCGTCGCAATGGCCCGAGCCAGGAAATCCGGCGTTGCGTGCAGCGGCACGGAGATGTCGTGCTTGATCGAGCCGCCCTCGAAACGCTGCACCTCCGACAGCATCTCGCGCAGCTTCCAGAAATCCTTGCGCTGTTCCAGCGAGCCCGCCAGCACCGCATCGGTAATCAGGCCGTTCTCGAGTGCCTCGCCCAGGAAGGATTCGACAGCGTCGTCGAGGCCGGCCGCGCTTTGGGCCGAAACCTCCATCAGCACGTACCAGGGCGACGACTCCGAAAGCGGGTCACGGGTGCCGGCAGCATGGCGCAGCACGAAATCCAGCCCGATGCGCGGCATCAGCTCGAAGGTCGTCAATGTACCGCCCGCGCCGGCCTTGGCGGCGTTGAGCAGGGCCAGCGCCTCGGCCGGCCCCGGCAGCGCGAGGAAGGCGGTGGCGCGCGCAGCGGGAAGCGGAAAGAGCTTCAGCACCGCAGCGGTGATGACGCCGAGCGTTCCTTCGGCGCCGATGAAGAGGTTCTTCAGGTCGTAGCCGGTGTTGTCCTTGCGCAACTGCCTGAGCCCGTTCCAGATGCGGCCATCGGCCAGCACGACCTCGAGGCCCATACAGAGCTCGCGGGCATTGCCATAGGCGATCACGGCGGTGCCGCCGGCATTGGTCGAAAGATTGCCGCCAATGGTGCAGGTGCCCTCCGAGGCCAGCGAAAGCGGGAACAGCCGTCCGGCGGCTTCAGCCGCCTCCTGCGCACGCTGGAGCGTGACCCCGGCCTCGACGATCATGGTGTCGCCTTCGGCATCGACAGCCCGAACCTTGTCGAGCCGCTGCAGCGAGAGAATGATCTCACGCCCCTCGGCAACCGGGATCTGCCCCCCGACAAGCCCGGTATTCCCGCCCTGCGGCACCAGCGTCGTTCCGGTCTCGGCTGCGAGCCTGACGATCGCCGCGACCTCCTCGGTCGAGCCCGGCCGCACGACTGCCGTCGCCTGGCCGCGAAACAGATCCCGCCATTCCTTGAGATAGGGCAACATCGCATCGGGCTCGGCGATGATGTTGCGCGCGCCGACGATGCCGGCCATCCGGTCCAGAACTTGAGCGCTCATAGGGTCTCCGGGGTCACTTCTTGCCTGAGCGCCGGAACCGGGCGACCAGCTCTATGTGAGCGGAATACCGGAACTGATCGACCGGCGTGACACCGTCCAGCGCATATCCGCCCGCGATCAGAAGCGCTGCGTCGCGGGCAAAGCTCCCGGCGTCGCAGGAGACATAGACAATTGTCGCGACCTTGGAGGCCGCCAGCCGCTTCACCTGGGCTTCGGCTCCGGCACGAGGCGGGTCGAGCACCACCGCATCGAAGCCGTTCAGCTCGGATTCCAGCAGGGGCCGGCGAAAGAGATCGCGTTGCTCGCCCGTGACGGGCTTCAGCCCTTGCGTTGCACTCGCGGCCCTGAGCAAAGCCTGCAAGGCGGCCTTGTCGCTCTCCAGCGCATGAACCTGCGCCTTCTCAGCCAGCCGGAAGGTGAACGGTCCGCATCCGGCGAAAAGGTCCGCC includes:
- the dxs gene encoding 1-deoxy-D-xylulose-5-phosphate synthase → MPRPATPLLDRVSDPAALRRLDDVQLRQLADELRAETIDAVSVTGGHLGAGLGVVELTVALHHVFDTPDDRLIWDVGHQAYPHKILTGRRDRIRTLRQPGGLSGFTRRSESEYDPFGAAHSSTSISAGLGMAVARDLAGKPNNVIAVIGDGAMSAGMAYEAMNNAGALGSRLIVILNDNDMSIAPPVGAMSAYLARLVSGRTYRSLREVAKYLAEKLPRFFHEKARRTEEFARGFWTGGTLFEELGFYYVGPIDGHNLDHLLPVLRNVRDAESGPILVHVVTQKGKGYAPAEASADKHHAVVKFDPVTGQQAKAPANAPSYTKVFANALIKAAREDEKIVAVTAAMPSGTGLDAFGKEFPGRTFDVGIAEQHAVTFAAGLASEGYKPFCAIYSTFLQRAYDQVVHDVAIQKLPVRFALDRAGLVGADGATHAGAFDVAYLACLPDMVVMAAADEAELTHMVATAAAYDAGPIAFRYPRGEGVGVEMPQTGIPLEIGRGRIVREGARVAILSLGTRLAESLAAAELLAQRGLSTTVADARFAKPLDEALILRLAREHEILITVEEGSIGGFGSHVLHLLARTGMLDGGLKVRTLTLPDIYQDQDKPDVMYALAGLDAAGIVRCVEQALGTPDAVRRA
- a CDS encoding TlyA family RNA methyltransferase, which codes for MKSRADQLLVERGFFESRARAQAAIAAGLVSAGGVTVRKASEMIARDAEILAEAPHPYVSRGGLKLAAALDAFGFDPAGLTCIDVGASTGGFTDVLLRRGAKHVFAVDVGRDQLHPSLRGLARVTSLEARDIRALAAAEFTPAPALAVIDVSFISLRLVLPPVADLLTPEARIAALIKPQFEAGRAALKKGVVRDEAVHAQVCAEISTLFAELGFAVSGLIPSPIEGGDGNREFLIGGYRQG
- a CDS encoding SOS response-associated peptidase, giving the protein MCGRYAITLPPQAMREHLAYPEQPNFPPRYNIAPTQPVPVIRNHEGGRQFLLMRWGFIPGWVKDARDFPLVINIRSESAREKPSFRAAFSRRRCLMPVDGFYEWHRLDKESRPYLFRKPDHGLFAFAALWETWHSQDGSEIDTVAMVTGPANGLMSAFHHRCPVILAPTDHASWLDASARDDDVATLLKPPAEDLLEAVRIGTAVNRVSNDGPEVQAPYDAATESRSPPAKPRRPVEPPAQGSLF
- a CDS encoding FAD-binding oxidoreductase translates to MSAQVLDRMAGIVGARNIIAEPDAMLPYLKEWRDLFRGQATAVVRPGSTEEVAAIVRLAAETGTTLVPQGGNTGLVGGQIPVAEGREIILSLQRLDKVRAVDAEGDTMIVEAGVTLQRAQEAAEAAGRLFPLSLASEGTCTIGGNLSTNAGGTAVIAYGNARELCMGLEVVLADGRIWNGLRQLRKDNTGYDLKNLFIGAEGTLGVITAAVLKLFPLPAARATAFLALPGPAEALALLNAAKAGAGGTLTTFELMPRIGLDFVLRHAAGTRDPLSESSPWYVLMEVSAQSAAGLDDAVESFLGEALENGLITDAVLAGSLEQRKDFWKLREMLSEVQRFEGGSIKHDISVPLHATPDFLARAIATVEAMIPGCRAVAFGHLGDGNIHFNVSQPIGADKEAFLARWEEVNHAVHAIVTEMHGSISAEHGIGRLKRYLLPGVKDPVELALMKTLKATLDPQGILNPGAVL